A portion of the Carya illinoinensis cultivar Pawnee chromosome 11, C.illinoinensisPawnee_v1, whole genome shotgun sequence genome contains these proteins:
- the LOC122282823 gene encoding remorin-like, protein MGEEGSQKVDAPRKENDRGGEEQEAPNDVAEGKAVIPPPDQKIASPVKEKVAESTAEKISGGLDNRDDVLAKIANEKRLALIKAWEESEKTKAENKAYKNQSAIGSWESTNKASVEAQLKKIEEKFDKKKAKYVEKKKNKVAEVHRAAEEKRAAVEATRRREFIKVEETAAKFRATGYVPKKLLSCFSY, encoded by the exons ATGGGGGAGGAGGGGAGCCAGAAAGTTGATGCACCCCGTAAAGAAAATGACAGAGGAGGAGAAGAACAGGAAGCTCCAAATGACGTTGCTGAAGGGAAGGCTGTGATCCCACCTCCTGACCAGAAGATTGCTTCTCCTGTTAAAGAAA AGGTTGCAGAATCTACTGCTGAGAAAATTTCAGGGGGTTTAGACAACAGAG ATGATGTGCTTGCAAAGATTGCAAATGAGAAAAGGTTGGCTTTAATTAAGGCATGGGAAGAAagtgaaaaaacaaaagcagaGAACAA GGCATATAAAAATCAATCCGCCATTGGATCATGGGAAAGCACCAACAAAGCTTCGGTAGAGGCACAACTCAAGAAGATAGAG GAAAAATTCGATAAAAAGAAGGCAAAATAtgttgagaaaaagaaaaacaaagtggCTGAGGTCCACAGGGCTGCTGAAGAAAAGAGGGCAGCAGTTGAAGCCACCCGAAGGAGAGAATTTATCAAGGTAGAGGAGACAGCTGCAAAATTCCGTGCTACCGGATATGTACCTAAGAAGTTACTTTCATGCTTCAGCTACTAA
- the LOC122282822 gene encoding remorin-like isoform X1 → MARPRDKNNFADIGVNGGNYVPIFPPTGRWNAVEEAKDHIGKENSQQLASQLSAIGEPFQGDGDFIPKAPPSEGTGHDEETQNLITLEKRKQPGVPQPAMAGDSDYKLKATPPEGGNGHEEIHYVAADAIARRNSMGSTDRGVALAQINLEKRVALSKAWEKSERKKTQNRASKKLSTLESWAHSKKAVVEAEIKKIQEKYGAELKNKIAEIERVKEEKRALVEASQKEEFIKLEQMAEKFRATGHKPKKLLRSFSCLNFCEKY, encoded by the exons atggcaCGGCCTAGAGACAAGAACAACTTCGCAGATATAGGAGTTAATGGAGGTAATTACGTACCAATATTTCCTCCCACCGGTAGATGGAATGCAGTTGAAGAAGCTAAAGATCATATCGGTAAAGAAAATAGCCAGCAGCTTGCTAGTCAACTTTCTGCCATTGGTGAACCATTCCAGGGTGATGGAGATTTCATACCAAAAGCTCCACCTAGCGAGGGAACTGGACATGATGAAGAAACTCAGAATTTGATTACTTTAGAAAAGAGGAAGCAGCCAGGTGTCCCACAACCTGCCATGGCAGGTGATAGTGATTACAAACTAAAAGCAACCCCACCTGAAGGAGGGAATGGACATGAAGAAATTCATTATG TAGCTGCAGATGCTATTGCTCGTAGAAATTCGATGGGTTCGACTGACAGAG GTGTTGCGCTTGCACAAATTAACTTAGAGAAAAGAGTGGCTTTATCTAAGGCATGGGAAAAAAGCGAAAGGAAAAAGACACAGAACAG GGCAAGTAAAAAGCTGTCAACTCTTGAGTCATGGGCGCACAGTAAGAAAGCAGTTGTGGAGGCGGAAATTAAAAAGATTCAG gaaaaatatggggcggaattaaagaacaaaatagCTGAAATTGAgagggtaaaagaagaaaagagggcTCTGGTTGAAGCCTCCCAAAAAGAAGAATTTATCAAGCTAGAGCAGATGGCTGAGAAATTCCGTGCAACTGGCCATAAACCCAAGAAGCTGCTTCGAAGCTTCAGTTGCTTGAAtttttgtgaaaaatattga
- the LOC122282822 gene encoding remorin-like isoform X2 encodes MARPRDKNNFADIGVNGGNYVPIFPPTGRWNAVEEAKDHIGKENSQQLASQLSAIGEPFQGDGDFIPKAPPSEGTGHDEETQNLITLEKRKQPGVPQPAMAGDSDYKLKATPPEGGNGHEEIHYAADAIARRNSMGSTDRGVALAQINLEKRVALSKAWEKSERKKTQNRASKKLSTLESWAHSKKAVVEAEIKKIQEKYGAELKNKIAEIERVKEEKRALVEASQKEEFIKLEQMAEKFRATGHKPKKLLRSFSCLNFCEKY; translated from the exons atggcaCGGCCTAGAGACAAGAACAACTTCGCAGATATAGGAGTTAATGGAGGTAATTACGTACCAATATTTCCTCCCACCGGTAGATGGAATGCAGTTGAAGAAGCTAAAGATCATATCGGTAAAGAAAATAGCCAGCAGCTTGCTAGTCAACTTTCTGCCATTGGTGAACCATTCCAGGGTGATGGAGATTTCATACCAAAAGCTCCACCTAGCGAGGGAACTGGACATGATGAAGAAACTCAGAATTTGATTACTTTAGAAAAGAGGAAGCAGCCAGGTGTCCCACAACCTGCCATGGCAGGTGATAGTGATTACAAACTAAAAGCAACCCCACCTGAAGGAGGGAATGGACATGAAGAAATTCATTATG CTGCAGATGCTATTGCTCGTAGAAATTCGATGGGTTCGACTGACAGAG GTGTTGCGCTTGCACAAATTAACTTAGAGAAAAGAGTGGCTTTATCTAAGGCATGGGAAAAAAGCGAAAGGAAAAAGACACAGAACAG GGCAAGTAAAAAGCTGTCAACTCTTGAGTCATGGGCGCACAGTAAGAAAGCAGTTGTGGAGGCGGAAATTAAAAAGATTCAG gaaaaatatggggcggaattaaagaacaaaatagCTGAAATTGAgagggtaaaagaagaaaagagggcTCTGGTTGAAGCCTCCCAAAAAGAAGAATTTATCAAGCTAGAGCAGATGGCTGAGAAATTCCGTGCAACTGGCCATAAACCCAAGAAGCTGCTTCGAAGCTTCAGTTGCTTGAAtttttgtgaaaaatattga